A genomic window from Mustelus asterias unplaced genomic scaffold, sMusAst1.hap1.1 HAP1_SCAFFOLD_2990, whole genome shotgun sequence includes:
- the LOC144490187 gene encoding caveolin-2-like: MNNEDYTMVDLEGRITEPEPSRELTPEPLQPSDTPPQENRDPQEMNKHLKVDFPEVLAEPAGIHSFDKVWAGSHVSFEVCKLWSYRIISLLCAIPASVLTGCLFSLVTCLHIWCLIPCVRMCLLCRPTCQKVCYSLTDIIISPLCSSVGLCFRRVHLNVAKY; this comes from the exons ATGAATAATGAGGATTACACCATGGTGGATCTGGAGGGGCGGATTACTGAGCCTGAACCCAGCAGGGAGCTGACACCGGAGCCTCTGCAACCCAGCGACACCCCTCCCCAGGAGAACCGTGACCCACAGGAGATGAACAAGCACCTGAAG GTGGATTTCCCCGAGGTCCTCGCAGAACCTGCCGGCATCCACAGTTTCGACAAGGTCTGGGCCGGGAGTCACGTCTCGTTTGAGGTCTGCAAACTCTGGAGTTATCGGATCATCTCGCTGCTCTGTGCGATCCCCGCCTCTGTCCTCACTGGATGTCTCTTTTCACTCGTCACCTGCCTACATATCTG GTGTTTGATACCCTGCGTGAGGATGTGTCTCCTCTGTCGGCCTACCTGTCAGAAAGTGTGCTACAGCCTGACGGACATCATCATCAGCCCACTCTGCTCCAGTGTGGGCCTCTGCTTCCGGAGAGTTCACCTCAACGTGGCCAAATACTAG